Genomic segment of Panicum virgatum strain AP13 chromosome 9N, P.virgatum_v5, whole genome shotgun sequence:
TTGGCTAGAATAGTGAAAACTCGAGGGAGGAAGGCTCATTGAGACCCTCTTGCCAGTCCGCATTCGGGGCCTAGTATCATTTCTTAATACAAAGTCTTGGGCACACCTCCGCCGGAAGTTTGAGTATTTTTATTGAAGTACTCATAGTCAAAACCATAAGTTACAAAATCTTTGATCTCACATTGAGGTCACTATTTTGAATCCAATGAAGATCTAGTCATGAGTCGTCTCAGAGCACATCCGCCTCAACATTGGTCATGGTGCTGCCAAACCTTGCGCTGTCCGGCTAATGTGTTGGTCTTTGCACTCAGCAATCATTGGTGAGTTTCGCACTCGTGGATTCCTTGCAAAGGTGGAGGTCCTAGAGGTCGAGCATTGCCAGACTTCACATTAGTTGCCAAGAGAAGTCCTTCATATTTTTCTACTCGAGTGTTGGCCCCATCTATGTTATTGTCATCCGCTGATTGTCATTTTAACATTTTAATGCTCCAACATGGAATACATCATCAATCCTGGCAAAAATGAGCTAGCAAACATATGAAATGCGAGCTATCATCTCAATTGACCATTATAGCAGGGTGAGATCTTCCCTGGGATTTATATGAGTTGAGTGGCCGAGGAGGCACAACCGCACACTTGCATGCCTTGAAGGTATGGTCATGGTTTTGATGGTCACAACTAGATTGGAGGACACATTGCAAGGAAGGCATTAAAACCCATTAAGGCAGGGGCGGATCTGCAGGGAGGATCAAGCCCTCCTACCTCCCCAAGATCCATGGATACCCCCCTTAGGCCCCCTCCATTTTTGGGATGAAACAATTAAGAtgaagagaggaggaagaacaaAAGAATGGACATGAGCCCCCTCTACATGTTCGGACTAGATTCGCCACTGCATTAAGGTGACATCAGAGCATCAGGAATGTGCATTTCATCATGCACAAAAGTATATATGGTTTGCACATCATAGCTACAAAAGCGGCTCATCATGATTAAAAGCCATACACGCCATACCCAATGATGAAAAATCTTATTTTACATCCAAAAATAGTAAGAAAGGCACCACATCTTTTGGAATGCCTCATTTACTATATGGGTTAGTCGGGCGCCTCCGCTTTAAGTTCGAAAAGAATGGACTTTGGACAAAAGGGACACTGATCGACAAAGGATGCCAATCGAGACATCATATTGGTCACAACAAATCCACCTAAGGTAGGCGATGTGTTGTGTGATGAGGATGGCATTGTGGCCAATAGAAAAATGAGATCTCTCATAAGATGCTCAAGAGATCGTACAGTTCGAGCCTTTTTTCCCATACTTTTCCCGGTGGTCTGGAGAAAGCAATAATCAATAGGATTCCCCTAATCCTCCCTTCTTCAAAGGAAGAATGTGAAATTATTTTTTCCTTTCTGTAGGGACCAGGAGATTGGATCCAGTTGTAAGAGGAATGCTTAGTATAAATAAGCCAATTCTTGGTCTTCGACGACTTGCACTGGTGAGTCAGTACCTCTGACAAACATCGAAACTTGCATCTAGAGGGTAGTAGAATCCAACTTGGACACGGTCATGGCGGAACCATGGAAGTACTGATTCACTTAGTTATCATTGGTTATACTAGTATCTGTGCACAAATTGTAGTCATGGGAGGTTTAGGGATGCATCGAATAAGGCTTTGCAATGTAACACTCTTGGTGCCATTCCCAACCAAAATAGAAGATAGCAGAATAGTCATTGCCCACAACAAGATGCGTGATGTTATGACCAACACACAATGGTGGTGCTGGTCAACAAAGAGAGGACAAGAGAGGGAGTTCTCTTATCTAGGGTGTGTTTGGAAGCACTCCAGCCGCTCCGCTCCGCACGATAATCGACAGAGCGCTACCAAATACCCAATTCTTCTCTAAACCAAGTTGGAGTGCTTCACCCATTTCCATGTAAAATGGGGAGCCGAAAAACCTGCCCCCCATGATTCCCTTCCACTTTTGCCTTTCGTCCCCGCCCATTCCCTAGCTGCTCGCTCATTCTCGCTAGCTCGCTCGCCGGAGCTTGGCCATTGGAACTCGATTGGAGGTCGCTTTGCAGCCACTGGAGCTCGTCCCTACACGCAAGTCCATCTTCTACTCATCTTGCTTGATTTGCGGTTGTAGTTGTTCATCCCCACCCGTAGGTTTGCCCTCCGCTTCTCCTGCTCGATTCGCGCCACCGGAGCTTGGTTCACAGCTCCAAAAGGTCGATTGGCGGCGCTGGATGTAAAATTGCTGCACTGCTCGGATGCCATGCCGGTGCCGCTCCACTGTCTTCGGTTGGAGCTAGAGCACGTGGAGCGCCACcaaactagtttttttttctttcgggggaagggggagggggtggagcAACCAAGAGCGGGAGCACCTAGGAGTGGAGCTAGTTTGGAGCGCTACCAAACTGGTGCTTTGTGTAGTTGGAGTCAATTCAAAGAACCATAGCttctttagagcatctccaagagctcttgtatatTAGATGATGtagctaaaaaaaagaaaatgaagtcCACAAACCCCCATCCAACAGACACTGTATCGATGTCATCTTCTATCCTCGTTTTGTATACAGGGGCCTCCGCCTTGCATATTTGGCCACCGCTGGGCGCTCGGCATCCCCCCGCCTCCCGCGCTTTGACTAGCAGATTGATTCAGCACCGCACGGATTGAATGCACTATACCTGAACTTAATTAGATGGAACGTCCACCAGCAGATTGATTCACTATATGGTCGTTGCTTGCTTCTGATCGTCCACGTGCCAGGGATCGATGGTAGTCAGCATGGCAGTGTCAGGGATCGATGGATCGCAACGGAGGCGGCGCGATGGATGTGGCTTGCCGTTCACGTGGACGTGATGAGGCGTCACAGGTTCAACGtcaaggcgccggcggcgcggcataCAAGAGGAtcgtggtggtggcggcctgATGGACGCGGCTACGAGCGTGGAATAAAGAAACCATCGGACGAAATAGTATGATGTGGAATCAGTTTTGAATATAGCAATCATGTTTTACCTAATCTCTTGGATTACCCTATGGAATTaggtggttttctatttttgcaAAGGGGATATAATCTTCAAATTTACCTAACAtaatacaagagctcttggagatgctcttacacaGGTAGCTCAATAACACACTGGAACAGTCAAATAGAGACATGGTATGGTAGCATTCTAATCCTGCACAATTTATGATTAGTAAATCTGATATactatactccctctgtcccaacaAATAACGCATTCCTGGTTATATATCTGGACAATGTGATTGTCCATGTGCATACCTAGAATTACATTCTTTGTTAGGAGTTTAGGACAGAGTAGTAAGAGATAAAATGTCACTTGCTTAATAAATAAATTCCTAGATATAATCATATAAGAGTGTTGGCCCTGATGTGCACCATGACTTGTCATGGCTGGCTGCAGTGCGCAGCCACCTGAGGGCTGAGGCACAGCCTTGCCATCGCCCTTGGTACTAACCCTCACAAGATAATAAAACAATGTGAcaatgaaaaggaaaaaaaaatctaatgacTGATTGCTATATAGTTGAATAATGAAAGGAAAATCTAATGAGCAAACGCTATAATTGAACAGACCAAAATAAATTGACTCGTCTGAAATCGCAGATGAAACTGTAATGAGCACGAGCGCAGGGTCAAGTATATGTAAAGGCATCAATGAATTCAGAGATCAAAGTGGTGAATGGTAACGCAACGAATTACCTGCGGCGAGGCAGACTCACTGCCGCCGTCGATGTTTGCAAACATCTGGCGCCGTAGCAGAGCCGCCGTGGAGCGGTGACCGTCGCAGTTGCCACCGATGACCCCCGGTGCGGCGGGGCTCTTCGCCACAAGGCGTATCCAGCAGAGCATCCCCTCCAGCTTCTCACCATTATCCGCGAGCATCTGCTCCCGGAGCCCAACCACGGTGGAGGAGAGGCCGCGGCAATCAATCCCCGGTTCAGCCGGGCTCTTCGCCGCAAGACGCACCCAGTTGAGGACCTCGACGAGGGGTTCCCTCTTCCTCTTCAGGTGCGGCGATCCGGCGCTCGTGGGCTCCTTGGTCGGCGACAGGAACCTGTCCTTCGCGGAGCCCAAGCGCCGGCCGGCATTGCCGCTGCCCTCGCCCACCTTGTGGTCCTCTAGTGTTTTGTCGAAGGTCCGATCCAGAAGCTCGAGGTACTTACGGTAGAGCAGCTTGACGGCCATGCCGTCGGCTGGGCCAAGCCCGACATCCTCGGCAACGGCCGCCCAGGACGCGACGCCGGCGAACCCGCCGCGAGCGCGCACGGCGAGGAACAGGCGGAGAAGCTCCACCTTGAAGCCAtccccgagcggcggcggcgggatcgggAGGAACGAGGCCGCCTCGGGGTGCCACGCCTCGGCGATGAAGGCCGCTAGCACGGCGTCGAACAGGGCGGACGCGCGCGCGCCCGTGAGTTGGGCCTCCGGGATCTCCAGCCTGGCGAGGAATCCGCGAGCGCGGAGCTCGCCGACGACGCCGAGCACGGCGAGCAACGCCTCGGATGGGGCGCGGaccggcggcgccgctggcGAGGCGGACGCGCCCTGTGCCGCCTCGTGGCCAGAGCTCGGGCCCGGGGCGTTTAATTTTAAGACGGGCGCGGAGGAGTCGGAATTCGAGCGAGGTGGCGGGGGTGGGGCAGGACTTCC
This window contains:
- the LOC120689681 gene encoding AT-rich interactive domain-containing protein 1-like; this encodes MGGSPAPPPPPRSNSDSSAPVLKLNAPGPSSGHEAAQGASASPAAPPVRAPSEALLAVLGVVGELRARGFLARLEIPEAQLTGARASALFDAVLAAFIAEAWHPEAASFLPIPPPPLGDGFKVELLRLFLAVRARGGFAGVASWAAVAEDVGLGPADGMAVKLLYRKYLELLDRTFDKTLEDHKVGEGSGNAGRRLGSAKDRFLSPTKEPTSAGSPHLKRKREPLVEVLNWVRLAAKSPAEPGIDCRGLSSTVVGLREQMLADNGEKLEGMLCWIRLVAKSPAAPGVIGGNCDGHRSTAALLRRQMFANIDGGSESASPQRGHSNEEALPCGQADIPKWTGKPSSRYYDDRRTLRFLGEPILLPESNEALDGGSIGNGRQDNCNCPFPGSIDCVRFHVAEKKDELKRDLGPAFYKMGLDKTGEDAALTWTKGDERRFNTIIQDNLPTSKYNFWGKLRAAFRSKGSKGALASYYHNVFQVRRRAYQNHVALNADSDDDSIEPGFLYSRHGDVKGSSRSRSAASSRNGRSS